One window of the Candidatus Ryanbacteria bacterium CG10_big_fil_rev_8_21_14_0_10_43_42 genome contains the following:
- a CDS encoding 2,3-bisphosphoglycerate-independent phosphoglycerate mutase (catalyzes the interconversion of 2-phosphoglycerate and 3-phosphoglycerate): MPNKNKPVILIVMDGVGISPYPNDSPFAQATIPTFHELETNWPFTTLRASGVAVGLPWGEEGNSEVGHLTMGAGRIIYHHLPRIITAIQDKSFFENEAFLTASAHVKKRNSTLHLMGLFSTGSVHAYIDHLYALLEFAEMQDIPNVMIHIFTDGRDAPPDEALGFIKQFRERMDTLYPRARIASIIGRHYAMDREENWNLTEQAYNLLVNSVGNAFRDPGEYIKQSYANGKTDEFIDPGYLFGNEGVPRGRVQDGDAVIYYDFREDSVRQLTEAFLSDNFSYFNREKKLEDICFVTMTEYEKSFPALVAFPPLEVEWPLARVISEAHLLQLHVAETEKYAHISYFFNGGREKVFDGEERKLISSQVAGQFIEHPEMAAEEIMQTILSGIDTYDFILANFANGDMVGHTGNFKATVKALEVLDTVLGKIIPPVLEMGGALVITADHGNAEEKRTHDGEPRTKHTANPVPFYVVANGMKRETPRTPDEITAQRKEVGGVLTDVAPTVLDLMNLRPSGEMAGISLLSILKNQV, from the coding sequence ATGCCCAATAAAAACAAACCGGTTATTCTTATCGTAATGGACGGCGTCGGGATAAGTCCGTATCCGAATGATTCTCCTTTCGCCCAGGCAACGATTCCCACGTTTCATGAGCTGGAAACAAACTGGCCGTTTACCACGCTTCGTGCATCCGGTGTGGCGGTGGGTCTCCCTTGGGGTGAAGAGGGAAACAGTGAAGTGGGACATCTTACAATGGGGGCGGGACGCATTATTTATCATCATCTGCCCCGCATCATAACCGCCATTCAGGATAAATCCTTTTTCGAAAACGAGGCATTTCTTACGGCATCCGCACATGTAAAAAAACGCAACAGCACACTGCATTTAATGGGGCTTTTTTCAACCGGTTCGGTGCATGCTTATATTGATCATTTGTACGCACTTCTTGAATTTGCCGAAATGCAGGATATTCCCAATGTCATGATTCATATTTTTACGGACGGACGCGATGCTCCACCCGATGAAGCTCTTGGATTTATAAAACAATTTCGTGAACGCATGGATACGCTTTATCCCCGGGCGCGAATTGCATCGATTATAGGACGTCATTATGCGATGGACCGCGAAGAAAATTGGAATCTTACGGAACAGGCATATAATCTTCTAGTAAATAGTGTCGGAAATGCATTTAGGGATCCGGGGGAATACATCAAGCAGTCGTACGCCAACGGAAAAACGGATGAATTTATTGATCCGGGATATCTTTTTGGAAACGAGGGTGTTCCGCGGGGAAGGGTGCAGGATGGAGATGCCGTTATTTACTATGATTTTCGCGAGGATTCCGTACGCCAGCTTACGGAGGCCTTTCTTTCGGATAATTTCTCATACTTTAACAGAGAAAAAAAATTGGAAGATATTTGTTTCGTAACCATGACGGAATACGAAAAGAGTTTTCCGGCACTGGTGGCATTTCCTCCGTTGGAAGTGGAGTGGCCGCTTGCACGCGTTATTAGCGAAGCGCATTTACTTCAGCTTCATGTGGCAGAGACGGAAAAATATGCGCATATTAGTTATTTTTTTAATGGTGGCCGTGAGAAAGTATTTGACGGCGAGGAACGAAAGCTCATATCTTCACAGGTTGCCGGGCAATTTATAGAGCATCCCGAAATGGCGGCAGAGGAGATTATGCAGACAATACTTTCCGGTATTGATACCTACGATTTTATTCTCGCAAATTTTGCAAACGGGGATATGGTGGGACATACGGGAAATTTTAAAGCCACGGTAAAAGCATTGGAGGTTTTGGATACAGTTTTAGGAAAGATTATTCCGCCGGTGCTCGAAATGGGAGGCGCTCTTGTTATAACTGCTGATCATGGAAATGCCGAAGAAAAGCGCACGCATGACGGCGAGCCGCGAACAAAACATACGGCAAATCCGGTTCCGTTTTATGTGGTTGCGAATGGTATGAAGCGCGAAACGCCGCGTACACCGGACGAAATAACGGCCCAAAGAAAAGAAGTGGGCGGCGTACTGACGGATGTTGCACCCACTGTTTTAGATCTTATGAATTTACGTCCCTCCGGTGAGATGGCGGGCATTAGTCTACTCTCTATTCTCAAAAACCAAGTATAA
- a CDS encoding ATP-dependent Clp protease proteolytic subunit, which translates to MLIPTVIEKSTYGERAYDIYSRLLKERIIFLGGPINDPMANAIIAQLLFLESQDPKKDIQIYINSPGGSVSSALAIYDTMQYIKPPVSTICVGLAASGAALLLASGAKGKRYALPNAEIMIHQIMAGGIEGQATDIEISARHILRLKDKLNQILSKHTGKSITVVDKDTDRDYHMEPEEAKKYGIIDEIIKRKTSNGK; encoded by the coding sequence ATGTTAATTCCAACAGTTATAGAAAAATCCACTTACGGCGAACGCGCTTATGATATTTATTCGCGCTTATTAAAGGAGCGTATTATTTTTCTTGGCGGCCCCATTAACGATCCTATGGCAAACGCCATTATTGCACAGCTCCTCTTTTTGGAATCACAAGATCCCAAGAAGGATATTCAGATTTATATAAATTCACCGGGCGGCTCCGTGTCATCCGCGCTTGCCATATATGACACCATGCAATACATAAAACCGCCCGTTTCTACCATTTGCGTAGGGCTTGCGGCATCGGGGGCGGCTCTTCTTTTGGCATCAGGAGCCAAAGGAAAACGCTATGCACTTCCCAATGCGGAGATAATGATTCATCAGATTATGGCGGGCGGCATTGAAGGACAGGCTACCGATATTGAAATTTCAGCACGCCACATCTTACGATTAAAAGACAAGCTTAACCAGATCCTTTCAAAACACACCGGGAAATCGATAACCGTAGTAGACAAAGATACGGATCGTGATTACCACATGGAACCGGAAGAAGCAAAGAAGTACGGTATTATTGATGAGATAATTAAGAGAAAAACGTCAAACGGAAAATAA